The following proteins come from a genomic window of Achromobacter deleyi:
- the fba gene encoding class II fructose-bisphosphate aldolase (catalyzes the reversible aldol condensation of dihydroxyacetonephosphate and glyceraldehyde 3-phosphate in the Calvin cycle, glycolysis, and/or gluconeogenesis) codes for MALVSMRQLLDHAAEHGYGIPAFNVNNLEQVQAIMEAAAETDSPVIMQASAGARKYAGEGFLKHLIQAAVESYPHIPVVMHQDHGQSPKVCQGAIDLGFSSVMMDGSLKEDGKTIADYDYNVDVTRKVVDVAHKLGVTVEGELGCLGSLETMEGDKEDGHGADGKLTMDQLLTDPEQAADFVRRTQLDALAIAIGTSHGAYKFTRKPTGDILSIARIKEIHARLPNTHLVMHGSSSVPQELLAEIREFGGNMKETYGVPVEEIQEAIKYGVRKINIDTDIRLAMTGAIRRFFAENPEKFDPREYLKPARAAAKAICVARYTEFGTAGNASKIKALPLTEIAAQYAAGKLAQVVQ; via the coding sequence ATGGCCCTAGTCTCCATGCGCCAGTTGCTCGACCACGCCGCCGAGCACGGCTACGGCATTCCGGCATTCAACGTCAATAACCTGGAACAGGTCCAGGCCATCATGGAAGCCGCGGCGGAGACCGACAGCCCGGTGATCATGCAAGCCTCGGCCGGCGCCCGCAAGTACGCCGGCGAAGGCTTCCTGAAGCACCTGATCCAGGCCGCCGTGGAGTCCTACCCCCATATTCCCGTGGTCATGCACCAGGACCACGGCCAGTCGCCCAAGGTCTGCCAGGGCGCCATCGACCTGGGCTTCTCCAGCGTCATGATGGACGGCTCGCTGAAGGAAGACGGCAAGACCATCGCCGACTACGACTACAACGTCGACGTCACCAGGAAGGTGGTGGACGTGGCCCACAAGCTGGGCGTGACGGTCGAAGGCGAACTGGGCTGCCTGGGCTCGCTCGAAACCATGGAAGGCGACAAGGAAGACGGCCACGGCGCCGACGGCAAGCTGACCATGGACCAGCTGCTGACCGATCCGGAGCAGGCCGCCGACTTCGTGCGCCGCACCCAGCTGGACGCCCTGGCCATCGCCATCGGCACCAGCCACGGCGCCTACAAGTTCACCCGCAAGCCCACCGGCGACATCCTGTCGATCGCCCGCATCAAGGAAATCCACGCCCGCCTGCCCAACACCCACCTGGTGATGCACGGCAGCTCCAGCGTGCCGCAGGAACTGCTGGCCGAGATCCGTGAATTCGGCGGCAACATGAAGGAAACCTACGGCGTGCCGGTCGAGGAAATCCAGGAAGCCATCAAGTACGGCGTGCGCAAGATCAATATCGACACCGATATCCGTCTGGCCATGACCGGCGCCATCCGCCGCTTCTTCGCCGAGAACCCCGAGAAGTTCGACCCGCGCGAATACCTGAAGCCGGCCCGCGCCGCCGCCAAGGCGATCTGTGTGGCTCGCTACACGGAATTCGGCACCGCCGGCAACGCCAGCAAGATCAAGGCGCTGCCCCTGACCGAAATCGCCGCCCAGTACGCCGCCGGCAAGCTGGCCCAGGTGGTGCAGTAA
- a CDS encoding ABC transporter ATP-binding protein — translation MSALLEIRDLSVTAAHGGPTVVQGVSYTVNRNEILCVVGESGSGKSVTAHAIMGLLPADQLSVTQGQILYGGRDLVGLSATDWYGLRGRCFGMVFQEPMTALNPIMRVGRQVDEVLERHTNLNAAARRQRVLELFGQVLLPDPQAMYDAFPFQLSGGQRQRVVIAMALALEPDVLIADEPTTALDVTTQAQILALIKDIQRRMGIGVIFITHDFGVVADIAHRIVVMRKGEVVESGAADDILNRPQHPYTRQLIAAVPHKPEGKDEAAPALPLMSVANLCKTFATGGRRVDALRDISLDIRQGETLGLVGESGSGKSTLGRTLIGLIAPDSGSVRMDGRELVGMAPRDFRPYRRQIQMVFQDPYASLNPRHRVIEAVAQGPIAFGESRKTALREARELLELVGLGGDAGERYPHQFSGGQRQRVGIARALALKPRLLVADEAVSALDVSIQAQVLELLKTVSGQFDLSVLFITHDLRVAAQICDRIAVMRQGQLVELDRAATIFYHPQHEYTRRLIESVPGKAWNKPDLAALSESSTRSKQYA, via the coding sequence ATGAGCGCGCTGCTTGAAATCCGTGATCTCAGCGTGACGGCCGCCCACGGCGGACCGACGGTGGTGCAGGGCGTGTCCTACACCGTGAACCGCAATGAGATCCTGTGCGTGGTGGGTGAATCGGGATCGGGCAAGTCGGTTACGGCGCACGCCATCATGGGCCTGTTGCCGGCGGACCAGTTGAGCGTCACGCAGGGCCAGATCCTGTACGGCGGGCGCGATCTGGTCGGCCTGTCGGCCACGGACTGGTATGGGCTGCGTGGCCGTTGCTTCGGCATGGTGTTCCAGGAGCCCATGACGGCGCTCAATCCCATCATGCGGGTGGGCCGCCAGGTCGATGAGGTGCTGGAGCGGCATACCAACCTGAACGCTGCCGCCCGCCGACAGCGGGTGCTCGAATTGTTCGGCCAGGTGCTGCTGCCCGATCCGCAAGCCATGTATGACGCCTTTCCGTTCCAGTTGTCCGGCGGCCAGCGCCAGCGTGTCGTGATCGCGATGGCGCTGGCGCTCGAGCCGGACGTGCTTATCGCCGACGAACCGACCACCGCGCTGGACGTCACCACGCAAGCGCAGATCCTGGCGCTCATCAAGGACATCCAGCGCCGCATGGGCATCGGTGTCATCTTCATTACCCACGACTTCGGCGTGGTGGCGGACATCGCCCACCGCATCGTTGTGATGCGCAAGGGCGAAGTGGTGGAATCGGGGGCGGCCGACGACATCCTGAACCGGCCGCAGCATCCCTACACCCGCCAATTGATCGCGGCGGTGCCGCACAAACCCGAAGGCAAGGACGAGGCGGCGCCCGCGCTGCCGCTGATGTCCGTGGCCAACCTGTGCAAGACCTTCGCCACCGGCGGGCGGCGGGTCGACGCGCTGCGCGACATCTCGCTGGACATCCGCCAGGGCGAGACGCTGGGGCTGGTGGGAGAGTCCGGTTCCGGCAAATCGACGCTGGGACGTACGTTGATCGGCCTGATCGCGCCCGACAGCGGCAGCGTGCGGATGGATGGCCGAGAACTGGTCGGTATGGCGCCCCGCGATTTCCGTCCCTACCGGCGCCAGATCCAGATGGTGTTCCAGGACCCGTATGCGTCGCTCAATCCGCGTCACCGCGTCATTGAGGCCGTGGCGCAAGGACCGATCGCGTTCGGCGAGAGCCGCAAGACCGCGTTGCGCGAGGCGCGCGAGCTGCTGGAACTGGTTGGGCTGGGCGGAGACGCCGGCGAGCGCTATCCGCATCAGTTCTCGGGCGGACAGCGCCAGCGGGTCGGCATCGCCCGGGCGCTGGCGCTCAAGCCGCGGCTGTTGGTGGCCGACGAGGCGGTCTCGGCGCTGGATGTGTCGATCCAGGCGCAGGTGCTCGAATTGCTCAAGACCGTCAGCGGCCAGTTCGACCTGTCGGTGCTGTTCATCACGCATGACCTGCGCGTTGCGGCCCAGATTTGCGACCGCATCGCGGTGATGCGCCAGGGCCAGCTGGTGGAACTGGACCGCGCCGCCACGATTTTCTATCACCCCCAACATGAATACACGCGTCGCCTGATTGAATCGGTGCCGGGCAAGGCCTGGAACAAGCCCGACCTGGCGGCGCTGTCGGAGTCTTCAACCAGGAGCAAGCAGTATGCGTGA
- a CDS encoding amidase: MRDTEYQALDGLALADLLARREVGAEDLMACAIRLARERAPALNALCYERYEESLAVARAWRQAGTFRAIPFLLKDSGLAHTRFPSSLGSRLLNDTAYPRNATLADRFEAAGLIAFARTTVPEFCMAPTTEARRNGGPTRNPWDLTRSSGGSSGGAAAAVAAGIVPLAHGSDGGGSIRIPAAACGVYGLKVSRGRVPMGPFRGEGWGGLATDGVLSRSVRDTAAALDAIAAPEPGAPYAAPAAPASYLKLLAEPSRKRRIVVWRSAWHGVPVAPECIAAVERAAELCRALGHEVVDGAPPDIDYEAFVLAHANVLAGNIVVSVDTRLGLTGQPLRDDDLEPVLRQGYDYGKGLSAAHYIASVNRFHAIGRILDSYMEGYDAILSPSLTQLPLKLGELSTAGGTFLDFRRKVASYGTFAAAFNASGQPAASLPLVWTDAGLPVGVQVVGRYGREDVVLALSAELEAAQPWAGRIAVPRMA; encoded by the coding sequence ATGCGTGACACCGAGTATCAGGCGCTGGACGGGCTGGCGCTGGCCGATTTGCTGGCGCGGCGCGAGGTCGGCGCGGAGGACCTCATGGCCTGCGCGATCAGGCTGGCGCGCGAACGCGCGCCGGCGCTCAACGCGCTGTGCTATGAGCGCTATGAAGAGTCCCTGGCGGTGGCGCGCGCCTGGCGCCAGGCCGGCACGTTCCGCGCCATTCCCTTTTTGCTGAAGGATTCCGGGCTGGCGCACACGCGCTTTCCGTCCAGCCTGGGTTCGCGCCTGCTGAACGACACCGCCTATCCCCGCAACGCCACACTGGCCGACCGTTTCGAGGCGGCCGGCCTGATTGCCTTCGCGCGCACCACGGTGCCGGAATTCTGCATGGCGCCCACCACCGAGGCGCGGCGCAACGGCGGTCCTACCCGCAACCCCTGGGACTTGACCCGTTCGTCCGGTGGCTCCAGCGGCGGAGCGGCGGCGGCGGTCGCCGCGGGCATCGTCCCGCTGGCCCACGGCAGCGATGGCGGCGGATCGATCCGCATCCCGGCCGCGGCTTGCGGCGTCTATGGCCTGAAAGTGTCGCGCGGACGCGTGCCCATGGGGCCATTTCGCGGCGAGGGCTGGGGCGGCCTGGCGACCGATGGCGTGCTGTCTCGTTCGGTGCGGGACACCGCCGCAGCGCTGGACGCCATCGCGGCGCCCGAGCCGGGCGCTCCCTACGCGGCGCCGGCCGCGCCCGCCTCCTATCTGAAACTGCTGGCCGAGCCGTCGCGCAAGCGGCGCATCGTCGTCTGGCGCAGCGCCTGGCATGGCGTGCCGGTGGCGCCCGAATGCATCGCGGCGGTCGAGCGGGCGGCCGAACTGTGCCGGGCGCTGGGGCACGAGGTGGTCGATGGCGCGCCGCCCGATATTGATTACGAGGCCTTCGTGCTGGCGCATGCCAATGTGCTGGCGGGCAATATCGTGGTGTCGGTGGACACTCGCTTGGGCCTCACCGGCCAGCCGTTGCGCGACGATGATCTGGAGCCGGTGTTGCGCCAGGGCTACGACTACGGCAAGGGGCTGTCCGCGGCGCACTACATCGCCAGCGTCAACCGCTTTCATGCCATCGGCCGCATCCTGGACAGCTATATGGAAGGCTACGACGCCATCCTGTCACCGTCCCTGACCCAGCTGCCGCTGAAACTGGGCGAGCTTTCCACCGCCGGGGGCACATTCCTGGATTTTCGCCGCAAGGTGGCCTCTTACGGCACGTTCGCGGCGGCGTTCAACGCGTCCGGGCAGCCGGCGGCCAGCCTGCCGCTGGTCTGGACCGACGCTGGCCTGCCGGTCGGGGTGCAGGTGGTCGGCCGCTATGGCCGCGAGGATGTCGTGCTGGCGTTGTCGGCTGAACTGGAGGCGGCCCAGCCGTGGGCCGGACGGATCGCCGTCCCCCGGATGGCCTAG
- a CDS encoding phosphoribosylaminoimidazolesuccinocarboxamide synthase: MTSALHQSSIKSLPLLGRGKVRDMYAVGDDKLLIVASDRISAFDVILDDPIPGKGQVLTELTEFWLQKLAHILPNHSTGIKPEDVVAADEIDQVRGRAVVVKRLKPILVEAVARGYLIGSGWKDYQATGAVCGIKLPAGLQQASQLPEPIFTPAAKAEFGMHDENVDFAHVVKEVGQEMAERIRDVTLKLYAEAAKFAATKGIIIADTKFEFGLDDDGTLYLMDEVLTPDSSRFWPADGYRVGISPPSFDKQFVRDWLETQTWDKTPPAPRLPQDVLEKTAAKYREALDRLIA; the protein is encoded by the coding sequence GTGACTTCTGCTTTGCATCAATCCAGCATCAAGTCCTTGCCGCTGCTGGGCCGCGGTAAGGTCCGCGACATGTACGCGGTGGGCGACGACAAGTTGCTGATCGTCGCGTCGGACCGCATCTCGGCGTTCGACGTCATCCTCGACGATCCCATCCCCGGCAAGGGGCAGGTGCTGACCGAACTGACCGAGTTCTGGCTGCAGAAGCTGGCCCACATCCTGCCGAACCACTCCACCGGCATCAAGCCGGAAGACGTGGTCGCTGCCGACGAGATCGACCAGGTGCGCGGCCGCGCCGTGGTGGTCAAGCGCCTCAAGCCGATCCTGGTGGAAGCGGTGGCCCGCGGCTACCTGATCGGTTCCGGCTGGAAGGACTACCAGGCCACCGGCGCCGTCTGCGGCATCAAGCTGCCCGCCGGCCTGCAACAGGCCAGCCAGCTGCCCGAGCCGATCTTCACGCCGGCGGCCAAGGCCGAATTCGGCATGCACGACGAAAACGTCGATTTCGCCCACGTGGTCAAGGAAGTCGGCCAGGAAATGGCCGAGCGCATCCGCGACGTCACGCTCAAGCTGTACGCCGAAGCCGCCAAATTCGCCGCCACCAAGGGCATCATCATCGCCGACACCAAGTTCGAGTTCGGCCTGGACGATGACGGCACGCTGTACCTGATGGACGAAGTGCTGACGCCGGATTCCTCGCGCTTCTGGCCGGCCGACGGCTACCGCGTGGGCATCAGCCCGCCTTCGTTCGACAAGCAGTTCGTGCGCGACTGGCTCGAGACCCAGACCTGGGACAAGACCCCGCCCGCCCCGCGCCTGCCGCAGGACGTGCTGGAAAAGACCGCCGCGAAGTACCGCGAAGCGCTGGATCGCCTGATCGCCTGA
- a CDS encoding 5-(carboxyamino)imidazole ribonucleotide synthase codes for MTQSTAFTIAPGGWLGLLGGGQLGRMFCHAAQSLGYKVAVLDPAAECPAGMVADLHIQAAYDDEDGLARLARTCQAVTTEFENVPADSLRALAARCRVSPAADAVAIVQDRIAEKAFIASQGIPVAPHAAIRSEADLRAAPDGLFPGILKVARLGYDGKGQARIDTREAALAAFAEFGGVACVLEALMPLDYEISVVIARGFDGASVVFPVARNVHRDGILAVSTAAPVKLDAAHAERQAQATAAAQGIAQGLGYHGVLCVEFFVLKDGGLIVNEIAPRPHNSGHYTMDACLTSQFEQQARAMAGLPLGGTDLLAPAVMLNILGDIWYPSATGDAQREPDWAAALAVPTAKLHLYGKREARRGRKMGHVTIVAPTLQQAQADAARVAAALGMQAPE; via the coding sequence ATGACGCAATCGACTGCTTTCACCATTGCCCCCGGCGGCTGGCTCGGCCTGCTGGGCGGCGGCCAGCTGGGCCGCATGTTCTGCCACGCGGCGCAAAGCCTGGGCTACAAGGTCGCGGTGCTGGACCCGGCCGCCGAATGCCCGGCGGGCATGGTGGCGGACCTGCACATCCAGGCCGCCTATGACGACGAAGACGGCCTCGCGCGCCTGGCGCGGACCTGTCAGGCCGTCACCACCGAATTCGAGAACGTGCCGGCCGACAGCCTGCGCGCGCTGGCGGCGCGCTGCCGCGTCAGCCCGGCCGCCGACGCGGTCGCCATCGTGCAGGACCGCATCGCCGAAAAGGCCTTCATCGCCAGCCAGGGCATCCCGGTCGCGCCGCACGCCGCCATCCGCAGCGAGGCCGATCTGCGTGCCGCGCCGGACGGCCTGTTCCCCGGCATCCTGAAGGTCGCGCGCCTGGGTTACGACGGCAAGGGCCAGGCCCGCATCGACACGCGCGAGGCCGCGCTGGCCGCGTTCGCCGAGTTCGGCGGCGTGGCCTGCGTGCTGGAAGCGCTGATGCCGCTGGACTATGAAATCTCGGTCGTGATCGCACGCGGTTTCGACGGCGCCAGCGTGGTGTTCCCGGTGGCGCGCAACGTGCACCGCGACGGCATCCTGGCCGTGTCGACGGCGGCGCCGGTCAAGCTCGACGCCGCCCACGCCGAACGCCAGGCGCAGGCCACCGCGGCCGCGCAGGGCATCGCGCAGGGCCTGGGCTACCACGGCGTGCTGTGCGTCGAATTCTTCGTGCTCAAGGACGGCGGCCTGATCGTCAACGAGATCGCGCCGCGTCCGCACAACAGCGGCCACTACACCATGGACGCCTGCCTCACCAGCCAGTTCGAGCAGCAGGCGCGCGCCATGGCCGGCCTGCCGCTGGGCGGCACCGACCTGCTGGCGCCGGCCGTGATGCTGAACATCCTGGGCGACATCTGGTATCCGTCGGCCACCGGCGACGCGCAGCGCGAGCCCGACTGGGCCGCCGCGCTGGCGGTGCCCACGGCCAAGCTGCACCTGTATGGCAAGCGCGAGGCGCGCCGTGGCCGCAAGATGGGCCACGTCACCATCGTCGCGCCGACGCTGCAACAGGCCCAGGCCGACGCGGCGCGTGTCGCCGCCGCGCTGGGCATGCAGGCGCCCGAGTAA
- a CDS encoding disulfide bond formation protein B, with amino-acid sequence MIFSRNPARGSRLLNGLALLAVTAILVMAFAWQFAYDEVPCPLCLLQRVAFMLAGVGLLLNLRLGPSPMHYAMTIAAALGGMVASGRQILLHIAPGDPGYGTPLLGMHFYTWAFIAFCGLIVFCVIMLSADRKWGDNMLKRPVPALGMLVMALFFITVLANLGSTTLQCGFGPCADNPTGYLWLGSGATP; translated from the coding sequence ATGATCTTTTCCCGCAATCCGGCGCGCGGTTCGCGCCTGCTCAACGGCCTGGCCCTGCTGGCCGTGACGGCCATCCTGGTCATGGCCTTCGCCTGGCAATTCGCCTATGACGAAGTGCCGTGCCCGCTGTGCCTGCTGCAACGGGTGGCCTTCATGCTGGCCGGGGTGGGGCTGCTGCTGAACCTGCGGCTGGGGCCGTCGCCCATGCATTACGCCATGACCATCGCCGCCGCGCTGGGCGGCATGGTGGCGTCTGGCCGCCAGATCCTGCTGCACATCGCCCCCGGCGATCCCGGCTACGGCACGCCGCTGCTGGGCATGCACTTCTATACCTGGGCCTTCATCGCCTTCTGCGGCCTGATCGTGTTCTGCGTGATCATGCTGTCGGCCGACCGCAAGTGGGGCGACAACATGCTCAAGCGGCCGGTGCCGGCGCTGGGCATGCTGGTCATGGCCCTGTTCTTCATCACGGTGCTTGCCAACCTGGGCAGCACCACGCTGCAATGCGGTTTCGGGCCCTGCGCGGACAACCCCACGGGCTATCTCTGGCTGGGGTCTGGCGCCACGCCATAG
- a CDS encoding DUF5993 family protein — protein sequence MIMMLPFLTGLIAVWFGLLGKRRPCVAFWLITLGVFAAWCQFHMTSPLALSL from the coding sequence ATGATCATGATGTTGCCTTTCCTGACCGGCCTGATCGCCGTGTGGTTCGGCCTGCTGGGCAAGCGCCGACCCTGCGTCGCCTTCTGGCTGATCACCCTGGGGGTGTTCGCCGCGTGGTGCCAGTTCCACATGACCAGTCCGCTGGCGCTGTCGCTCTAG
- the purE gene encoding 5-(carboxyamino)imidazole ribonucleotide mutase — MTAKTSAAADATPVVGVIMGSSSDWEVMKHAVTMLEDFGVPHEARVISAHRMPQDMAEYGAAAFERGLRGIIAGAGGAAHLPGMMAALTEVPVFGVPVPSKYLRGEDSLLSIVQMPKGVPVATFAIGEAGAANAALHLIATLAGTDAGLHKKLVAFRARQTQAARDMKVPPEA, encoded by the coding sequence ATGACAGCCAAGACTTCCGCAGCGGCAGACGCCACCCCCGTGGTGGGCGTGATTATGGGTTCTTCCAGCGATTGGGAGGTCATGAAGCACGCGGTCACCATGCTGGAAGACTTCGGCGTGCCGCACGAGGCGCGCGTGATCTCCGCGCACCGCATGCCGCAGGACATGGCCGAATACGGCGCCGCCGCGTTCGAGCGCGGCCTGCGCGGCATCATCGCCGGCGCCGGCGGCGCGGCCCACCTGCCGGGCATGATGGCGGCCCTGACCGAAGTGCCGGTGTTCGGCGTGCCGGTGCCGTCCAAGTACCTGCGCGGCGAGGATTCGCTGCTGTCCATCGTGCAGATGCCCAAGGGCGTGCCGGTCGCCACCTTCGCCATCGGCGAGGCCGGCGCCGCCAACGCCGCGCTGCACCTGATCGCCACGCTGGCGGGCACCGATGCCGGCCTGCACAAGAAGCTGGTGGCATTCCGCGCGCGCCAGACGCAGGCCGCGCGCGACATGAAGGTTCCGCCCGAGGCTTGA
- a CDS encoding GFA family protein, whose amino-acid sequence MQDATQKRPPHADAQVHLTGGCQCGAVRYAVTDEPIMAATCHCRDCQYSSGGAPAHALILPAGSVTLLRGKAREHRYQGDSGHTVMRSFCADCGTPLFGGSEGMPYEVVRAGSLDDPEAFHTRVSLWTDSAPSWHHVDKSVPNFPRNAPPA is encoded by the coding sequence ATGCAGGATGCAACCCAGAAACGCCCGCCCCACGCCGACGCGCAAGTCCACCTGACCGGTGGCTGCCAATGCGGCGCGGTGCGCTACGCGGTGACCGATGAACCCATCATGGCGGCCACCTGTCATTGCCGCGATTGCCAGTATTCCAGCGGCGGCGCGCCGGCCCATGCGCTGATCCTGCCGGCCGGCTCGGTCACCCTGCTGCGCGGCAAGGCGCGCGAGCATCGCTACCAGGGCGATTCCGGCCACACCGTCATGCGCAGCTTCTGTGCGGACTGTGGCACGCCGCTGTTCGGCGGCTCGGAAGGCATGCCCTACGAAGTGGTGCGGGCCGGCTCGCTCGACGACCCCGAGGCCTTCCACACCCGCGTCAGCCTGTGGACCGACTCGGCGCCGTCCTGGCACCACGTCGACAAGAGCGTGCCGAACTTCCCCAGGAACGCCCCGCCCGCCTGA
- a CDS encoding ABC transporter permease, with amino-acid sequence MKAFMQSFCRNKGGVMGLIVLAMVTLVAISASWIFPDSPWDIINGPFMPPLSDGALLGTDTLGRDIATGIAYGSRITLVLAAVSTAVSILVGITVGALAGFYGGRVDQAIVGFIELFQTIPSFFLAVVLVAILTPNMATVIFAIAVVSWPPLARLVRAEFMSLKNREFVQAAMLSGQSNLRIILTQILPNSLSPVIVSGSLMIASSILLESALSFLGLGDPNAMTWGYIIGASRSVLRDAWWMSVFPGVAILLTVLSLNLIGEALNDALNPKLARRRTT; translated from the coding sequence ATGAAAGCCTTCATGCAATCGTTCTGCCGCAACAAGGGCGGTGTCATGGGTCTGATTGTGCTGGCGATGGTCACGCTGGTGGCGATCTCCGCCAGCTGGATCTTCCCGGACAGTCCGTGGGACATCATCAACGGGCCTTTCATGCCGCCGTTGTCCGACGGCGCCTTGCTGGGCACCGACACGCTGGGCCGCGACATCGCCACCGGCATCGCCTATGGCTCGCGCATCACGCTGGTGCTGGCCGCGGTGTCCACGGCGGTCTCCATCCTGGTGGGTATCACGGTCGGCGCGCTGGCCGGTTTCTATGGCGGTCGGGTGGACCAGGCCATCGTCGGTTTCATCGAACTGTTCCAGACCATTCCCAGTTTCTTCCTGGCAGTGGTGCTGGTGGCCATCCTGACACCCAACATGGCCACGGTGATCTTCGCCATCGCGGTGGTCTCGTGGCCGCCGCTGGCGCGCCTGGTGCGGGCGGAGTTCATGAGCCTGAAGAACCGCGAATTCGTGCAGGCGGCGATGCTGTCGGGTCAGTCCAACCTGCGCATCATCCTGACGCAGATCCTGCCCAACAGCCTTTCGCCCGTGATCGTGTCGGGGTCGTTGATGATTGCCAGCTCGATCCTGCTGGAATCGGCCCTGAGCTTTCTGGGCCTGGGCGACCCCAATGCGATGACTTGGGGCTACATCATCGGCGCCTCGCGCAGCGTGCTGCGCGACGCCTGGTGGATGAGCGTGTTCCCGGGCGTGGCGATCCTGTTGACCGTGCTGTCGCTCAACCTGATCGGCGAAGCGCTGAACGACGCGCTCAATCCCAAACTGGCCCGCAGGAGGACGACGTGA
- a CDS encoding L-threonylcarbamoyladenylate synthase, translating to MSASFDSASAADIADAARRLLAGELVAFPTETVYGLGADAENPQAVGRIYAAKGRPSNHPVIVHIAPQGDLSYWAAEVPPEARLLIDAFWPGPLTLILKRAPHIADTVSGGQDSIGIRCPSHPVAQALLAAFAAGKPNGQGGVAAPSANKFGQVSPTRADHVRSEFPDEVAAGMPVLEGGASEVGIESTILDLSRLDRGAGPVLLRPGHISAAQIEAVLGVQVFAPDAAAPRASGTLKAHYAPRTALELASDARLQAALQGRGLPPGKVVVVAYTPPPAAVDARIQWQQVPADPARYAQALYALLRDLDGQGFARIIVQAPPADDAWHAVNDRIGRAAAAFTLDTTDL from the coding sequence ATGTCCGCTTCGTTCGACTCCGCCAGCGCCGCGGACATCGCCGACGCCGCCCGCCGCCTGCTGGCCGGCGAGCTGGTCGCGTTCCCGACCGAGACCGTCTATGGCCTGGGCGCGGACGCCGAGAACCCGCAGGCCGTGGGCAGGATCTACGCCGCCAAGGGCCGGCCGTCGAACCATCCGGTGATCGTGCACATCGCGCCGCAGGGCGACCTGTCGTACTGGGCGGCCGAGGTGCCGCCCGAGGCGCGCCTGCTGATCGACGCCTTCTGGCCCGGTCCGCTGACGCTGATCCTCAAGCGCGCGCCGCACATCGCCGACACCGTCAGCGGCGGCCAGGACAGCATCGGCATCCGCTGCCCCTCGCATCCGGTGGCGCAGGCGCTGCTGGCGGCGTTCGCGGCCGGCAAGCCGAACGGGCAGGGCGGCGTGGCCGCGCCGTCGGCCAACAAGTTCGGCCAGGTCTCGCCGACCCGCGCCGACCACGTGCGCAGCGAATTCCCCGACGAGGTCGCGGCCGGCATGCCGGTGCTGGAGGGCGGCGCCTCCGAGGTCGGCATCGAATCCACCATCCTGGACCTGTCGCGGCTGGACCGCGGCGCCGGTCCCGTGCTGCTGCGCCCCGGCCACATCAGCGCCGCGCAGATCGAGGCCGTGCTGGGCGTGCAGGTGTTCGCCCCTGACGCGGCCGCGCCGCGCGCCTCGGGCACGCTCAAGGCGCACTATGCGCCGCGCACCGCGCTGGAGCTGGCGTCCGATGCGCGCCTGCAAGCCGCGCTGCAAGGCCGCGGCCTGCCCCCGGGCAAGGTCGTGGTGGTGGCGTACACGCCGCCGCCGGCGGCCGTCGATGCGCGCATCCAGTGGCAACAGGTGCCGGCCGATCCGGCGCGTTACGCCCAGGCGCTGTACGCCTTGCTGCGTGATCTGGACGGCCAGGGCTTCGCGCGCATCATCGTGCAGGCGCCGCCGGCCGATGACGCGTGGCACGCGGTCAACGACCGCATCGGCCGCGCCGCCGCCGCGTTCACGCTCGACACCACCGACCTGTAA